The Pungitius pungitius chromosome 15, fPunPun2.1, whole genome shotgun sequence nucleotide sequence CCTGGACGACTATGTGAGCCGAACCTTCGAcgtctacttcttcttctctggttccTCCTCCTTCTACGCCCGTAacgctcctcctctcccccgtcAGGGTCGCAGGGGTCAGTGCGAGGAGGCCCTGCTGAGGATCAGAGGCGTCATCAGCTTCACCTTCCAGATGACCACGAAGAGGTGCGTGGTCCGGATCCGATCGGACCTGAAGGCCGAGGTGAGGCGCTGATCgggactcttcttcttcttcttctcagcgTTGGTGTTTTACCTGGAAGCTTCGCTCTGTGCTTTCAAAATGGAGCTCAGAAGGTCGTGTTCGTGGTGTCAGTGGGAGTTGTGGTGGGTTGACCTTATCACTCCTGCTAATGGAATTAAACTAATATCAGTTTTCCATCCGGCTTCACAAATGGGACAACGGAcataacaaatgttttttaaaatctgatCACGGACTTGATAAAGCTTTGAACCCTGTCTTTCAGGATCTGGCCTCTGCGATCGCCTCCACTCAGGTGATGACGGCTCAGCAGGTGGTGAGAGCGGAGAACGGAGACGAGGTCAGGTTTTATGACCCTGGCctgtagcgccccccccccccccccccccccccccccaccccccccttcagaaACTGTTCATAACATTCAGCAACTGTATTTACATAAAGGGATattcagcatttatttatttatatttaataataaataaaactcccAGGGGACCCAACAGGTTTCCCTGTGGGACTCCATTAGCTTTCTACATCCTTTACGCGGCCGCACGACTAATGCTTTCGTCTCCAGGTCTTCGTCCCGCTGGCGGAGGACGGCTCGGCCCCGGCTCAGCCGGGCGTGGACCTGCCAGACTACCTGCCGGAGGAGGAGAGTCCGTCTCAGGAGCCCGACAAAGTGGTGAGCCGCGTGGGTTCTGGCCCGGATGGGAACAGCTGGCTGGGCGCCGCCACCAACTTCCTGTCCCGCTCCTTCTACTGGTGACATCCACCCCTTAACGCGGCACTGAACGCAGATGAACAGGAAGTCCCTTCCTCCCTCCGGCCTTTGGGTCATTATGTGTTTGACACGGAGAGGTTTTTGAGGTCTGGTTTTCGGTCGGCGGTACCTTCGGGTCCTCTGAGGCGGTTCTGTTAATCAGTGTCCTCATGACTTCATCAGGTCCATGGCCTTAGTGATTGGAAACCAGAGGCCTTTAAATATGCTGCAGGTGTCTCCAATGTGGCGGCGTGAGCCAGGATAGCTGCAGCTAACCGCTAACCCGTTAGCCAAACCCCCAGAGATGCTCTCTTGGCGTCTAGCTGCCATTTTGTTTCTTATTAAGTCAAGTTCAAAGGTCAGTGgcacttttttgtatttcttgtttgtgtcaaagttATGTATGATTTCTGTGCAGCTTCTCAGCTAAATGACTATtataaaaactatttatttccaCTTTTTTACTCTTTGTTAAAGGGGACGTATTCCGAATATTCCACTTGCAAAGGTCTTCTACACGTTCATGCGGCTGTCTGCATGTcaacaaagcatttttttcatGATCCCTATatcattatttaataaatacaacttgTTTGGAAGCTCTGTGGTTTTGCGACATCATCGGACCAAGAGGGGTCTCAACCTTCAGAAAGCGTTTTAGTCGCTGCACAGTTCATTTACCAAGATGGCGTCCAGCCTCAGAAGGCACAACAACCAAAAGGATGGATTTCATATATGACGACTATGTCCCGGTAAGCCgagggaaaacattttctcaaacGCTGGACTCGCGCAGAGATTGGtcttgttttggggggggggggggggggggggggcttaaagaGACGGGCGCTAACCATTCAAAAAACAATTTGCTTTAACATCAAAGCATGTGAACGTGAAATCCTAAACACGAGTACGATTGTTAACATGAGCACGATACGTCTCCTTTAAGCACATTGGTGATGATTCATTATCAGACAAACAGGTCTTTTTTTGATGCCTTCTTAAAGAAACCAGTAGTTTGACGGAAGTACATCACATGATGAGTTTCTTCTGTGGttttacagcagcagcagtttcctCTGAAAAGGTTTAAATTACCTTTTGATGACCGTTCAGGTTTCTCCTGTGATGCTTCCGTTTGTTtcacctgtgagtgtgtgctcaTAGCTCGCCCACACCACGCTCCGACCAATCACATTCTAGCCTGTTGTCAGATGTTAGCATGATGCTTGTAAATCATTAATATTTAGTATGAATAAACAATATGAAATATACACAATGTATAATGCAATTgctcaataaataaaactcaTCTGTGGTCTGTTTTAATTATCTATTGCattgacaaaacaaaattaaCCTGTCTGCCCGCTAACATGTACCTGCTAATCTGTTTACCCGCTAACCTCAAAGTCATGTTCCTACATGAAGAGATAGGAATGTGAACCTATCGAGGAAGCTGAGATATCATCTATTATCTTCGTATTATTGTTATAATTGTTAAtgctgttatatattttttgtttttattgagatataattACTATaatgatattaaaataaaattattaataaataaaaaaattattagAGCCTCTAATGATGTCACATAAAATTCATTAAACCAGTTGCATTGATTGGACATATTCATTAGGTATCAAACATCAAGTATTCATCATGTTTGATTGTATAAAATTGTTAACAGTCAAGAACGGTGTTAAATGTATTAGAGAAGCTGACGTCATGAGTCATCAGCTGATGTTCCCGCTGCAGAACGACCGTCCTCTGTCCTCATGTCTCCGGGAGTCTCGACTCCAGAACACAAGCCCTTTCACGTTGTTTGTCGGGACTGAGAATCCTGATCCGGCCCATCTCTCGTCTTTTACTGACCACAGGTGGTTCCTTTTTCTTGTAAAAAAGTGGCATGgaatttattttgaaggcactgGACCGGATGTAGTCATGCGTGAGTGGGTAACTTCACAGTGTTGACTTTTTTTCGGTGATCGAGTCCTCAGGTCGGTTCTCCGGACACAAGCACCGAGATGTCCGCgataatgctgctgctgctcggcctcctgctgctgatcCTCGGCCTCCTGCTGCCACGCCGCAAGAGGTACCTTTGAGCAAGAGGAGTACTTCGAACTATACTTACTGTTACTGTAGTACTTCAAACTATACTCACTGTTAGTGGAGTACTTTAACCTCTACTCACTGTTACTGGAATACTTCAAACTCTACTCAGTGTTAGTGAAGTACTTCAACCTCTACTCACTGTTACTGGAGTTCGTTGAACTTTACTCACTGTTAATGGAGTACTTTAACTGCTCGGTGTTAGTGGAGTACTTCAATCTCTACTCACTGTTACTGGAGTACGTTAAACATTACTCACTGTTACTGGAGTACTTCAAACTCTACTCACTGTTACTGGAGTACAGGTGAAAGAGTAAAATGGCTTTTCTTGTGTCCTGTAGACGAGATGGTGAACCTCCGCTCATCGAAGGCTGGATTCCGTATATCGGCAAAGCTCTGGAGTTCGGTCGGGATGCCCACAAGTTTCTAGAAGAACACAAGAAGAAGTTTGGGGACGTTTTCACAGTTCGGATAGCAGGTTGGTATTTGACCTCTGAGACGAAACCAAAGGTTCAAAAGTCAGTGCTTTAAATCAATATTTACCTGCAGGTAAATACATGACCTTCGTCATGGACCCACTGCTGTATCCCAGCGTCATAAGACACGGCCGCCAGCTGGACTTCCACGAGTTCTCCGATAAGGTGGCGCCCGTCACCTTCGGCTACCCGCCCATCCGCGGGGGCAAGTTCCCCGGCCTGCCGGAGCAGATCGGCCGCAccttccagctcctccagggtgACGGCCTCTCGGCCCTCACGGAGAGCATGATGGGAAACCTCATGCTACTGTTTCGTCAGGACTACCTGGGCGGGCCGCTGCCAGGGGAGGCGAGCGGCGACTGGAAGAGCGCCGGCATGTACGAGTTCTGCAACTCCATCATGTTCGAGGCCACCTTCCTCACCATCTACGGCAGGCCGGCGTCCGCCAGCCGCCACTCTGACACGGGCCTGTTGAGGCGGGACTTTGTCCGGTTCGACAACATGTTCCCGTTGCTCATCGCTCAGATCCCCATCCGGCTGCTGGGACGGACCAAGGCCGTAAGGGACAAGCTGATCGACTACTTCCTGCCGCACAAGATGTCACGCTGGGCCGACACCTCGCTGTTCATCAGGACGCGATCGGAGCTGTTCGAGCAGTACGACGCTCTCAGGGACGTCGACAAAGCAGGTAGACAGGATTCCACAAGTATTGGTacccacttcctgcttcctgagtGGGACCTTAGGCTGTAAAGGAACTCATGGTCACGATTCCATCGCTAAGCTACGGGAGGACTCTTTAGGATTCAGTGACATCACTGATGTTTTTCCTTCAGTTACACTATGAGGCGTTCAGGCTCTGCTGTGAACATGTCACGTTATCATGATGTGTTCACAGGTAATCTGTAAAGTGTAGTTTTTAATAGAACAAATGCAGATGTTTTCACATGAATACAAAACCGATATTAGAGAAGAATTAAGATGTGTTGAGCTTTTTTATTGAGAAACTTCCATTGTTAAatatgaatccccccccccagctcaacACTTCGCCATCCTCTGGGCCTCTGTGGGAAACACCATCCCTGCCACCTTCTGGGCCATGTACCACCTGGCGAGTCACCCCGAGGCCCTAAGGGAGGCGCGCCGGGAGATTCAGTCCGTCCTGGAGCTCAGGGGAGGAGTCAGCGGCAGCCAGGACGTGAGGCTCCacagggagcagctggagaagctgGTGTATCTGGGTCAGTcctgctctctctttcttcttctgttcagAGGAGATAGAGTAACCCCTGACCCTTCTCGTCCTCAGAGAGCGCCATTAGTGAGAGCCTCCGCCTCTCCTCGGCCTCCATGAACATCCGCGTCGCCCAGGAGGACTTCAGCTTGCGGCTGGATGCCGGGCGCTCAGTGGCCGTCAGGAGGGGAGACTTCGTTGCTCTCTACCCTCAGACCATGCACATGGACCCCGAGATCTACGAGGAGCCGCAGGTACGGCCGCCTAAACTTTGACCCCCCATGCCCCTCTCCCCAACTCACCAGAGTCCCTGGGGATAGGACACCAGCTCCATGTGTTAAAGCTGcgttctgtgtagtgaccagcagggggcgactcctctgctcccatagacgtctatgaggaaatgactctacttctgtgtagtgaccagcagggggcgactcctctgctcccatagacgtctatgaggaaatgactctacttctgtgtagtgaccagcagggggcgactcctctgctcccatagacgtctatgaggaaatgactctacttctgtgtagtgaccagcagggggcgactcctctgctcccatagacgtctatgaggaaatgactctacttctgtgtagtgaccagcagggggcgactcctctgctcccatagacgtctatgaggaaatgactctacttctctcttgatttattccctcagtaaacattgtaaacacggGTTtgtggtctcagtctctagtttcaagtcttcttcaatgcagcatcatgttcatttatttatttatattatggtccatttaggggatgctttagggcggggctacacgttgattgacaggtctctatgtCCTCTTCAGTCTAGATTTGGTCTAAGGACAAACTAAAGCGGATGTTTTAAATTAGTTTGTCAACTGATATTTCGATGCCTTGAGTACGTCACTTTGGATTTTTTCTGCTCAGTTTGAGGAGTTTTAAGCTGTTGAACGTCTGACTATTAATCCTAAAATGTCTTTACttgtcttcttctcttgtttcaGTCGTTCCGAGCCGACCGTTTCCTGCAGGACGGCGTAGAGAAGACGGACTTCTACAAAGACGGCCAGCGGCTGCGGTATTACCTCATGCCATTCGGCTCGGGGTCCTCGCGGTGTCCCGGGCGGTTCTTGGCCGTTAACGAGATCAAGCAGTTCCtgtgcctgctgctgctctacGTGGACCTGCAGCTGGAGGAAGGGCAGGCCGGGGCCACGCTGGACACCAGTAGAGCCGGACTGGGGATCCTGCTGCCGGCCGCCGACGTGCGCTTCCGCTACCGGCTGCGAAACATGTGACCTTCGCCACAcaacgccccgcccccccccccccccccccggccctccctCAGCTTTGGGTGTCAGTAGATGCACAAAACTAAATTGAGGGGCGACACGGAGACACAAAAGCTTTGCATTATTTAGAGGGTTGACTAGAGACCAATACTTTGTATACTACCAATACTTCACATTATATACTAGTTTTAAAAGAACGGTCCAACATTTCAGGAAACAATGAGGACgtggctagcttagcttagcacaaagactggaagcaTTCCTGGaactgttagcctagcttagcacaaagactgtaAGCAGGGGTGAAGGGCCAAACACTGCGTAGCACAAAAACATCTACCCTCCAACAAATCTTTACGTTTCTTACTGTTTAGATGATGCTGAGCGCCACAGACTGTGTAACAGAGGCCTTCAGGTGTAGCGCTAGGCCGCTAGTTGAATGCTACATTTTGTCTTCAGGTTTCAAAACGTTAGCTGTAAGCTAGTTTACAGGAACCCACcttccagcagctccaggtccGTCCGATCAGTCCGTCCAGCAACAACAGGGCCGAGACGAGTCCGCTGGTCAGATCCCACAAAATAAATCTGACTCGACTTTTCCTTCAGACGTTAAACTGCTTGAATATTCAGTGAATGAGATGCTGTTAAATAATTGGGTTAAAATGGTGTAATGCTGATTATatccaaatgttttgtttcttatAAAGTGATTTGTAATCAAcacttttgtgtgtgcgtgtgcgcgtgggtgcgtgtgtgcatgtgtgtgtgtgtgtgtgtgtgtgtgtgtgtgtctgtttgtgtgtgtgtgtgtgtgcgcgtgtgtgcgcgtgtcccatctctgacaaaaggaaaacacaacaaactggGCATGAAAGGGTGTAAATACACAGATTTAATGAGATT carries:
- the LOC119209380 gene encoding cytochrome P450 7B1, whose protein sequence is MSAIMLLLLGLLLLILGLLLPRRKRRDGEPPLIEGWIPYIGKALEFGRDAHKFLEEHKKKFGDVFTVRIAGKYMTFVMDPLLYPSVIRHGRQLDFHEFSDKVAPVTFGYPPIRGGKFPGLPEQIGRTFQLLQGDGLSALTESMMGNLMLLFRQDYLGGPLPGEASGDWKSAGMYEFCNSIMFEATFLTIYGRPASASRHSDTGLLRRDFVRFDNMFPLLIAQIPIRLLGRTKAVRDKLIDYFLPHKMSRWADTSLFIRTRSELFEQYDALRDVDKAAQHFAILWASVGNTIPATFWAMYHLASHPEALREARREIQSVLELRGGVSGSQDVRLHREQLEKLVYLESAISESLRLSSASMNIRVAQEDFSLRLDAGRSVAVRRGDFVALYPQTMHMDPEIYEEPQSFRADRFLQDGVEKTDFYKDGQRLRYYLMPFGSGSSRCPGRFLAVNEIKQFLCLLLLYVDLQLEEGQAGATLDTSRAGLGILLPAADVRFRYRLRNM